The segment GAGATCACCGGCTCGATCCGCGTGGGTGGCACCGAGGTCGTCGGGCTCGCCGAGAACCGCATGCGCAAGCTGCGCGGCAACTCGATGGCGATGATCTTCCAGGACGCCCTGGCTGCGCTGCACCCGTTCTACCGGGTCGGCGAGCAGCTCGCCGAGGGGTACTCACAGCACCACCCCAAGGCGTCCAAGCGCGATGCGCGTCGCAAGGCGATCGAGATGCTCGACCGGGTCGGGATCCCGCAGCCCGACCGCCGCGTCGACGACTTCCCCCACCAGTTCTCCGGGGGCATGCGGCAGCGGGCCATGATCGCCCTGGGCCTGATCAACGACCCGTCGCTCCTGATCGCCGACGAGCCCACCACCGCGCTCGACGTGACGGTGCAGGCACAGATCCTCGACCTGCTGCAGGACCTGCAGCGCGAGTTCAACTCCGCGGTCATCATCATCACCCACGACCTCGGCGTCATCGCCGAGATGGCCGATGACGTGCTCGTGATGTACGCCGGGCGCTGCGTGGAGTTCGGCACGACGAAGGAGATCCTCACGCGCCCCGAGATGCCCTACTCCTGGGGTCTGCTGTCCAGCATCCCCGAGGTCGGTGCCTCCACGGACGCGCGGCTCATCCCGATCCCGGGCAACCCGCCCAGCTTGTTGAGCCCGCCGACCGGCTGCGCGTTCCACCCGCGTTGCGCGCACCGTGACAAGGTGCCCGGTGACCTGTGCGTCACCGAGATGCCCTCCCTCACGTCGGCCAGCAACCGTGCCGGCCACCTCAAGCGGTGCCACCTGCCCAACCCCGAGGAGATCTACCGGACGGAAGTCCTGCCGGAGATTGCCCCCGACCTCGCCGAGGAGACCCGATGAGCCAGGACCCCAACGCCAAGGTGGGGATCGACGCCAGCGAGGTCGGCGCCAACGCGGCGGAGACGGGTGAGCGCGACCTGTCCCACCACCACGTCGACGTCGTGGACGACCACGAGGTCGTCCACGAGGCGAAGGACTTCCACGAGCTCGCGGAGCAGGGGCACGTCGCCACCGCGCTCGACCCCGACGCCGAGCCGATCATCTCGATCGACAACCTCAAGATGTACTTCCCCGTGAAGTCCTCGGGGCTCGTCCGGAGGACTGTCGGCCACGTGCAGGCCGTGGACGGGGTGTCGTTCGAGGTGCCGCGCGGCGGCTCGCTCGGTCTGGTCGGCGAGTCCGGCTGCGGCAAGTCCACGACCGGGCGGCTCATCACCCGCCTCTACAAGCCGACCGGCGGCTCGATGATGTTCGAGGGCCATGACCTGGCCAAGCTCTCCAACTCGGAGATGAGGCCGCTGCGCCGCGACGTGCAGATGATCTTCCAGGACCCCTACACCTCGCTCAACCCGCGCCACACCGTCGGAACGATCGTGGGCGCGCCCCTCGCGGTGCACAAGATCGTTCCCAAGGACAAGATCCTGCCGCGGGTCCAGGAGCTGCTCGAGGTGGTGGGCCTCAACCCCGAGCACTACAACCGCTACCCCAACGAGTTCTCCGGTGGCCAGCGCCAACGCATCGGCATCGCCCGGGCGCTCACGCTCAACCCCAAGCTCCTCGTCGCCGACGAGCCGGTCTCGGCGCTCGACGTGTCGATCCAGGCGCAGGTCGTCAACCTGCTCCAGGACCTTCAGCGCGAGTTCGACATCGCCTTCCTCTTCATCGCCCACGACCTCGCGGTGGTGCGCCACTTCTGCCCCGAGGTCGCGGTGATGTACCTCGGCAAGATCGTGGAGATCGGCGACCGCGAGACGATCTACGGCCACGCGCACCACCCCTACACGCAGGCGCTGCTCTCGGCTGTGCCCGACGTGAAGCAGGCGGCGGTCGGCGGACGCCGGGAGCGGATCCGGCTCGAGGGAGACGTGCCGAGCCCGATCAACCCGCCGTCGGGCTGCCGGTTCCGCACCCGCTGCCAGTTCGCCCAGGAGATCTGCGCGAAGGTGGAGCCGCCGCTGCTGCAGATCGGCGCGCGCCACAAGGTGGCCTGCCACTTCGCCGGCGAGCTGGGCTCGCACCCGGTGGCGCCGGTGACCACCGACCTGCTCGCGGTCGACGACCAGGGCACCCCGGTGCCCGGGGCCACGCCGACCAACGAGCAGCTCACCATCCCGGGCTACGAGAAGACCTGGTACGACCTCAAGTCGAAGCACACGACGGGGGTCTGAGCGGCGCACCGACGGCGTCGGGGATACTCACCGGCGTGGACGGCTTGTTCGAGATACCGGGCGCGGGGCAACCCGCGCCCGGATCCGCGTCCGGACAGGTGCCGAGCGCCGGGTCGCTCGGTGCCAACACGCACGCCTCGGCGCCCCTGGCCGTGAGGATGCGCCCTCGCACGATCGACGAGCTCGTCGGGCAGCAGCAGCTGCGGGCCGCCGGGTCACCGCTGCGGCGGCTGATCGAGGGCGACCAGTCGATGTCGCTGCTCCTCTGGGGCCCCCCGGGCACCGGCAAGACGACCATCGCGGCCATCGTCAGCCAGCAGACCCGGCGCCGGTTCGTCGAGGTGTCGGCCGTCGCGGCGGGCGTCAAGGAGGTCCGTGCCGCCATCGACGGGGCCAGGGCCGAGCTCGCCCGGGGCGGGCAGGAGACGGTGCTCTTCGTCGACGAGGTGCACCGCTTCACCAAGGCCCAGCAGGACGCCCTGCTTCCCGGGGTGGAGAACCGTTGGGTCACGCTGATCGCCGCCACCACGGAGAACCCGTTCTTCTCCGTCATCAGCCCGCTCCTGTCGCGCAGCCTGCTGCTGCGCCTGCAGTCGCTCACCGACGACGACGTCGCCGAGGTCATCGACCAGGCGCTGGCCGACGAGCGCGGCCTGGCCGGCAGCGCCGAGCTCGACGAGGACGCCCGCAGCCACCTCGTACGCCTTGCCGGTGGTGACGCGCGGCGGGGCCTGACCTACCTCGAGGCCGCCGCCGGGGCCGCGGCCAGCAACGGGCTCGCGACGATCGACCTGGCCACAGCCGAGACTGCCGTCGACCAGGCCGCGGTCCGCTACGACCGCCAGGGCGACCAGCACTACGACGTCATCTCCGCCTTCATCAAGTCCATCCGCGGGTCCGACCCCGACGCCGCGCTCCACTACCTCGCGCGGATGATCGAGGCGGGGGAGGACCCCCGCTTCATCGCGCGCCGGCTCGTCGTGCACGCGAGCGAGGACATCGGCCTGGCCGACCCGACCGCCCTGCAGGCGGCCGTCGCGGCGGCGCAGGCCGTGCAGCTCATCGGGATGCCGGAGGCGCGGATCAACCTCGCCCAGGCCACCATCCACCTGGCAGTGGCACCCAAGTCCAATGCCGTGATCAGCGGGATCGACGCAGCCATCGCCGACGTGAAGGCCGGGAAGATCGGCCAGGTGCCGGCCCACCTGCGCGACGCCCACTACGGCGGCGCGAAGGACCTGGGCCACGGCAAGGGCTACGCCTACCCCCATGACGAGCCCTACGGCGTGGCCGAGCAGCAGTACCTCCCGGACGTGCTCAGCGACGCGAGCTACTACAAGCCGACGGCACTGGGCGCGGAGGCCGGGGTCAAGGAGCGCTGGGAGCGCGTCCGACGCATCGTTCGGGGCGGGTGACCCCGATACGGTGACGGGATGCGCCTCGGGTTCCACGCCTCCCACGAGCAGATCGCTCCCTCGCGACTGCTGAGCGACGTCCAGCACGCCGAACAGGCCGGGTTCGAGATGGCCATGTGCTCGGACCACATCGCCCCGTGGGGCACCCGGCAGGGCCACTCCGGCTATGCCTGGAGCTGGCTGGGGGCCGCCCTGGCCACGACGGAGCTCGAGCTCGGCTGCGTGTGCGCACCGGGGCAGCGCTACCACCCCGCCGTCGTCGCCCAGAAGATCGCCACCCTGGCCGAGATGTTCCCGGGGCGGTTCTGGACCGCCCTCGGCAGTGGCGAGGCGAGCAACGAGCACATCACCGGCGACCGCTGGCCACCGAAGGAGGAGCGCACGCGCCGCCTGGAGGAGTGCGTCGACGTGATCCGTCGCCTCCTCGCCGGCGAGGAGGTCACCCACGACGGCCTCGTCACCGTCGACCGGGCCCGGCTGTGGGACCTGCCGCAGGTGCAGCCGCGGCTCATCGCGCCCGCAGTGTCGGTGGCGTCCGCGGCCCGCGTGGCGGGATGGGCTGACGGTCTCGTCACCATCAACCAGCCGGTCGGCGTGCTGCGCGACCTCGTCGCGGCCTACCGCGATGCCGGGGGCGCGGGGCCATTGTCGCTCCAGGTGCACCTGTCGTGGGCGCCGACGCAGGATGAGGCCGAGGGGATCGCGCTCGACCAGTGGCGCACCAACGTCTTCACCGAGCCGGTCAACTGGGACACCGAGACCCCTGAGGCGTTCGACGTGATGGCCGAGCACGTCGGCATCGAGGGCGTACGACGCTCGGTCGAGGTGTCGGAGGACCTCGGGTGGCACCGTGACCGGATCGCCGAGCTTGCGTCCGTCGGCTTCGACGACGTCTACCTGCACTTCGTGGGACAGGAGCAGGCAGGCTTCCTCGACGCGTTCGGCGAGCACGTCCTGCCCGCCCTTCGGGGCTGACGCCGGCGCGCCCGGTCTGCTTGTGTGGGTCCGTGCGAGTGACGGACACGAGCGACCTGTGGTGGAAGAGCGCGGTGATCTACTGCCTCGACGTCGAGACCTTCTACGACGCCGACGGCGACGGCACGGGTGACCTGGAGGGTCTGGCGCAGCGCATCGACTACCTCGCGGAGCTGGGCATCACCTGCCTGTGGCTGATGCCGTTCTACCCGAGCCCCGACCGCGACGACGGATACGACCTGACCGACTTCTACGGCGTCGACCCACGCCTGGGCAACCACGGCCAGCTGGTCGAGGTGATCCGCACCGCGCACGACCGTGGCATCAACGTCATCGCCGACCTGGTCGTCAACCACACCTCGGACCGGCACCCGTGGTTCCAGGCCGCGCGGCGCAGCACGTCCAACCGCTACCGCGACCACTACGTCTGGAGGGACACCGAACCGCCGGACACCTCGAAGCTGGTCGTCTTCCCCGACCGGGAGGACTCCATCTGGGAGCTCGACGACCGCACGGGCGAGTGGTACCTCCACAACTTCTACAAGCACCAGCCCGACCTCAACCTCGCCAACCCCGAGGTGGTCGACGAGATCCTGCGGGTCGTCGGGTTCTGGCTGGAGCTGGGCTTCGACGGGTTCCGGGTCGACGGGATCCCGTTCCTGGAGCAGAACGCGAAGAACATCGGCGACCCTGCCCTGGTCGTCGACCCGCACGAGCTCATGCGGACCATCCGCGGCTTCCTCAACCGACGCGCCGGGCACGCGATGATGCTCGGCGAGGTGAACCTGGCGCACCCGCAGCAGCTCGACTTCTTCGGTGGGGACTCGGCCGACGAGCTGCAGATGCAGTTCGACTTCATCGGCATGCAGGCGACCTACCTCGCCCTGGCCCGCGAGGACGCCGGACCGATCGTGACCGCGCTCCAGGAGCGGCCGGCCATCGGAGTGACCTGCCAGTGGGCGACGTTCCTGCGCAACCACGACGAGCTCACGCTCGACAAGCTCGGCGACGCCGAGCGTGCTGAGGTGTTCGCGGCCTTCGGTCCGGAGCCCGAGATGCAGCTCTACGACCGCGGCCTCAAGCGGCGGCTCCCCACCATGCTCGGCGGTGACCCGCGACGGATCCGGATGGCCTACAGCCTGATGTTCTCCCTGCCCGGCACGCCCACGCTCTACTACGGCGAGGAGATCGGGATGGGGGAGGACCTCGCGGCGGACGGGCGGATGGCCGTGCGCACGCCGATGCAGTGGAGCGCCGGTCGTAACGGTGGCTTCTCCACGGCTGCTCCGTCGCGCCTGGTTCAGCGGGTCGTGCCGGGCGCCTGCGGGCCCGAGCACGTCAACGTCGTCTCCCAGGTGCACGACCCGGACTCGCTGTGGAGCTTCATGCGCAAGCTCATCAGCATCCGGCGCACCTGTCCGGAGCTGGGATGGGGGACGTGGAGCGTCGTCGACCAGCCGTCCGCGCAGGTGCTGGTGCAGCGGTGCCAGCTCGACGGCAGCGCGGTCGTGACGGTGCACAACCTCGGCGCAGACCCGGTCACCGTCGACGTACCGATCGATCCCCGCGATGACGGCCTCGAGGCGGTGGACCTGATGGCCGAGGAGGTGGTCACCGGTGCGGCGACGACCCGAGTCGCGCTGGAGGGCTACGGGTTCCGCTGGCTGCGGGTGCGCCCAGCGGGTGACCTCGCCATCCCGTGAGCCTCTGCAGGGCTTGTAGGCTCGGCGCCGTGACGACGGAGCAGGTGGGGCTGGGTGCAGCGGGCGCAGTGGCGCTCGTCGCGCTCGTCGTCGCCCTGCTCGCGCACCGCCGGGCCCGCCGGGCCGAGTCCCTCGTGGCCTCGCTCTCCGAGCGCGTCACCGTGCCCCCGGCCCCGGCAGCGCAGGTGCCCTCGGTCACCGAGACCGACACGGCTGCCTTCGTGATCACCCAGGTGGGCGGCCCACGCGACGACGACGCGCCGTCCGCCGGGTCCGTGCCGGTGGCACGGCCGATCGACGGCCGTCTCTTCACCGACATCGTCGCCCGCGAGACCGTGGTGAAGGCGGCCGGCTGGACCCACGGCCTGCGCCGGGCGCTGTCGCCCGAGACCCGCAACCGGATCCGCTTCGAGGTGCGGCAGGAGACCCGGCGTGCCGGGCGCGACCGCCGCGCCGAGATGAAGCAGGCACTGCGCGAGTTCCGGGCCCGTGAGCGGGCCGCCGCGCGCGACGGAGGCCCGGGATCGTTCGGGGAGGACGTCGCCTGATGGGACGCCCTCTCTGGTTCGTCGCCGGGGCGGGGGTCGGGGTGTACGCCGCTGCCCGCGCCCGCCGCGCCGCCGAGGCCCTCACCGCCGACGGCCTGCGCGACCGTGTCCGCGGCTGGCAGGCCGGCGCCCGGCTCTTCGCCGAGGAGGTCCAGCAGGGCCGTGCCGAGCGCGAAACGGAGTTGCGCGAGCAGCTCGGTCTGCGGCCCACTTCTCACGAGCCCGGCCCACCTGAACTGACCGCACGCACCACCCAGGAGAACGAGAACTGATGGACACCGCCGAGATCCGCCGCCGCTTCCTCGCGCACTTCGAGGCCGCCGGACACGCCGTGGTGCC is part of the Nocardioides cavernae genome and harbors:
- a CDS encoding ABC transporter ATP-binding protein, with product MTSPSSASSSTDVDGPFLQVEDLTVTFPTQDGPVQAVKGLSYSVELGKTLGIVGESGSGKSVSSMAVMGLHDARSSEITGSIRVGGTEVVGLAENRMRKLRGNSMAMIFQDALAALHPFYRVGEQLAEGYSQHHPKASKRDARRKAIEMLDRVGIPQPDRRVDDFPHQFSGGMRQRAMIALGLINDPSLLIADEPTTALDVTVQAQILDLLQDLQREFNSAVIIITHDLGVIAEMADDVLVMYAGRCVEFGTTKEILTRPEMPYSWGLLSSIPEVGASTDARLIPIPGNPPSLLSPPTGCAFHPRCAHRDKVPGDLCVTEMPSLTSASNRAGHLKRCHLPNPEEIYRTEVLPEIAPDLAEETR
- a CDS encoding ABC transporter ATP-binding protein, translating into MYFPVKSSGLVRRTVGHVQAVDGVSFEVPRGGSLGLVGESGCGKSTTGRLITRLYKPTGGSMMFEGHDLAKLSNSEMRPLRRDVQMIFQDPYTSLNPRHTVGTIVGAPLAVHKIVPKDKILPRVQELLEVVGLNPEHYNRYPNEFSGGQRQRIGIARALTLNPKLLVADEPVSALDVSIQAQVVNLLQDLQREFDIAFLFIAHDLAVVRHFCPEVAVMYLGKIVEIGDRETIYGHAHHPYTQALLSAVPDVKQAAVGGRRERIRLEGDVPSPINPPSGCRFRTRCQFAQEICAKVEPPLLQIGARHKVACHFAGELGSHPVAPVTTDLLAVDDQGTPVPGATPTNEQLTIPGYEKTWYDLKSKHTTGV
- a CDS encoding replication-associated recombination protein A, coding for MDGLFEIPGAGQPAPGSASGQVPSAGSLGANTHASAPLAVRMRPRTIDELVGQQQLRAAGSPLRRLIEGDQSMSLLLWGPPGTGKTTIAAIVSQQTRRRFVEVSAVAAGVKEVRAAIDGARAELARGGQETVLFVDEVHRFTKAQQDALLPGVENRWVTLIAATTENPFFSVISPLLSRSLLLRLQSLTDDDVAEVIDQALADERGLAGSAELDEDARSHLVRLAGGDARRGLTYLEAAAGAAASNGLATIDLATAETAVDQAAVRYDRQGDQHYDVISAFIKSIRGSDPDAALHYLARMIEAGEDPRFIARRLVVHASEDIGLADPTALQAAVAAAQAVQLIGMPEARINLAQATIHLAVAPKSNAVISGIDAAIADVKAGKIGQVPAHLRDAHYGGAKDLGHGKGYAYPHDEPYGVAEQQYLPDVLSDASYYKPTALGAEAGVKERWERVRRIVRGG
- a CDS encoding TIGR03885 family FMN-dependent LLM class oxidoreductase, which produces MRLGFHASHEQIAPSRLLSDVQHAEQAGFEMAMCSDHIAPWGTRQGHSGYAWSWLGAALATTELELGCVCAPGQRYHPAVVAQKIATLAEMFPGRFWTALGSGEASNEHITGDRWPPKEERTRRLEECVDVIRRLLAGEEVTHDGLVTVDRARLWDLPQVQPRLIAPAVSVASAARVAGWADGLVTINQPVGVLRDLVAAYRDAGGAGPLSLQVHLSWAPTQDEAEGIALDQWRTNVFTEPVNWDTETPEAFDVMAEHVGIEGVRRSVEVSEDLGWHRDRIAELASVGFDDVYLHFVGQEQAGFLDAFGEHVLPALRG
- a CDS encoding alpha-amylase family protein, with product MRVTDTSDLWWKSAVIYCLDVETFYDADGDGTGDLEGLAQRIDYLAELGITCLWLMPFYPSPDRDDGYDLTDFYGVDPRLGNHGQLVEVIRTAHDRGINVIADLVVNHTSDRHPWFQAARRSTSNRYRDHYVWRDTEPPDTSKLVVFPDREDSIWELDDRTGEWYLHNFYKHQPDLNLANPEVVDEILRVVGFWLELGFDGFRVDGIPFLEQNAKNIGDPALVVDPHELMRTIRGFLNRRAGHAMMLGEVNLAHPQQLDFFGGDSADELQMQFDFIGMQATYLALAREDAGPIVTALQERPAIGVTCQWATFLRNHDELTLDKLGDAERAEVFAAFGPEPEMQLYDRGLKRRLPTMLGGDPRRIRMAYSLMFSLPGTPTLYYGEEIGMGEDLAADGRMAVRTPMQWSAGRNGGFSTAAPSRLVQRVVPGACGPEHVNVVSQVHDPDSLWSFMRKLISIRRTCPELGWGTWSVVDQPSAQVLVQRCQLDGSAVVTVHNLGADPVTVDVPIDPRDDGLEAVDLMAEEVVTGAATTRVALEGYGFRWLRVRPAGDLAIP
- a CDS encoding DUF6167 family protein, translating into MGRPLWFVAGAGVGVYAAARARRAAEALTADGLRDRVRGWQAGARLFAEEVQQGRAERETELREQLGLRPTSHEPGPPELTARTTQENEN